TGTAAGTATTTTGAGATGAGCCCTGTTAAAAGAATTCTATGGTATTGCTCGAGACTTCCTTCTCTATTAAGTTAAATGAATTTGGTGAGCGAGAATGGCGATGAATGAACGAGTGAACGAACGAACGAACGGGAAGAACTAACTAACAACTGCACCAATTTGTATATGTGTTTTGAGAGTTTTGCTTCAcattaaatttataaaactgTGTTAGACAAGGTGGGCTGAGTAATACAGAGTTGTTTGAATCAGTTACTAACCATAACTTATTTAGCATACGGCAGTGTAGGGTTTCCCGAAGAAAATTCGATATACAAGGCTCGTTGGGCAATCTTTGCTGTATGGATTGTTGTCGTATTCTTCAGTATATTTATGATTAACctgaggagaaggagaCGCGGTCTACGGCCAATCATAGGTACCGCATGGCTAACACCTCCAAGCTATGGCCAGTCTCAAAGACAATATAACAGGCCGACAGATGATCCAACAGCCATTCCTGTTCCTGAATACACAGAACAACCCAATGTCAATGTCGACCTGGGATACTACGACAATCAGGGGAAATTCCACCCTGCAACAGGATCAGTTCCAAAGCCAGGGACTGCTGTAACAACGGATACAAGCCATGGGTACCAAACTTCAGCGCCAATAGGCGACTATCAACAATTGCATGATGTGGGATATGTCCGTCCTCAGGGTCCTCCTCCTAATGCCTACTATCCCAACCAGTACCCACCACCACCCCAGCAACAACAAGCACCACTACCAGGTGTTACAGATGCTGGTACTACTTACTATCGCCATATCACGTAATAACTCTATCGCTCGTCCCGGAACCTTTGAAATAGtcatatgtatatatgttgtTTCTGTGGGAATTATTGGTTTTCGTCTCCTTCACTTCACATTCAGATACGTACATGGCCGGACCACCCTTCCTCATAAAAAGAGATCAAAAGGGAAAACCACTCATCCCCTCTACTTTTCTTTTCGTAACTCACTCTACTGAAAAGAGAAATATTAACCTTTGTCCAGTACTTCTCTTCCACGCTAATTTCATCTGCATACCGCATATGATACGATTCAAGGATTTGAGGCTTGCTTAACCCCTATATGAATCACAATGTAAACAAGTGTAAAGCCGCTCCAAGAGCTTACTTAACTTGGACTAATCAGTTCGTCCCATTTTATGAGAGCAACGCTGCTA
This Eremothecium cymbalariae DBVPG#7215 chromosome 5, complete sequence DNA region includes the following protein-coding sequences:
- a CDS encoding resistance to Congo red protein (similar to Ashbya gossypii AER006W), producing MSSCKYFEMSPVKRILWYCSRLPSLLTYGSVGFPEENSIYKARWAIFAVWIVVVFFSIFMINLRRRRRGLRPIIGTAWLTPPSYGQSQRQYNRPTDDPTAIPVPEYTEQPNVNVDLGYYDNQGKFHPATGSVPKPGTAVTTDTSHGYQTSAPIGDYQQLHDVGYVRPQGPPPNAYYPNQYPPPPQQQQAPLPGVTDAGTTYYRHIT